From a region of the Terriglobales bacterium genome:
- a CDS encoding POTRA domain-containing protein, which yields MRFRINALKLCAAAILSLAWCAAQTTANGAAAQVPARNALPPGSRAADPPRAAPPVPPPAGNPLSYFGLKVAAIEVRSNATVSADEVLRLPQKVNEPLDKNKLRRSIQQLFATGKFADIQVEADRTQKNEVALVFIAEENYFVGFMTMTGAPRPPTAEQLINATKLQLGELYTEEKLQAAIRGIQRVMADNGYYQSSADVRKEPHSDTQQIDLHFTVHPGKVARIGQIKVEGQAGYPPEQVAHIAKLKPGEKVSVDRLNKALQRLRKKYQKQGRLEAQVALVDRVYHPESNALDYAFSIHRGPKVEVRLEGARLSGRKLKKYVPVYEESAVDDDLLNEGRRNLRDYFQTKGYFDVQVDFSHKDDPASDRAFVIYTVNLGPQYDLDAVLFQGNNYFNDDVLRERIQVQPSGGLLAHGRFSETMLVRDKESIEAVYKANGFSKVQVQPMVQKDYRGKAGHLAVSFHVVEGPQQRVESLNIVGNRSIPVEELKALINTLPGQPYSEFTVAGDRDSVQNYYFNHGFLNVRVEATAQPDPKDPAQAAVTYTIHEGAQVFVDRVLFSGLHYTRPSTVGHQFELWNGDPLSQSRMLDTQRKLYDLGLFNQVNMAVQNPDGAAQRKNLLTQFDEARRWTITYGLGLEIQTGTGALPNCDTAIPACVAERQAAASGENTGVSPRVSLDITRTNFRGRDHSIVFKSNYGRLQKRASLAYEAPRFWDVDKLKFTGTIFYDNSRDVSTFASERLEGSLQVQQKLNRADYLLYRMTYRRVKVDPTTLVISPDQIPLLSQPVRVGIPSFSYIRDRRDDPIDTHKGYYNTFDFGVASGVFGSEANFSRLLVQNSSYWQLGRRKFVLARTTQIGFAEPFSGPVKDQNGNLVPPFIPLPERFFAGGGNTHRGFALNQAGPRDPGTGAPLGGGGLLLNSVELRLPPPTLPFLENNLSFVIFEDAGNVFNDPGDIPHSVFRLQQPNRSQCETLDPNANCSFNYLSHAVGLGVRYKTPIGPLRFDFGYNLNPPTFPERQGSLIKTLSHFNFYFSIGQSF from the coding sequence TTGCGTTTTCGGATCAACGCGCTAAAGCTCTGCGCGGCAGCCATCCTGTCGCTGGCATGGTGTGCGGCGCAGACCACGGCGAACGGGGCCGCCGCACAGGTCCCGGCGCGGAACGCGCTTCCGCCCGGCTCGCGCGCCGCCGACCCGCCACGCGCGGCGCCGCCGGTCCCGCCTCCGGCGGGGAATCCGCTCAGCTATTTCGGCCTCAAGGTTGCCGCCATTGAGGTGCGCAGCAACGCCACGGTCTCAGCTGACGAAGTGCTGCGGCTCCCGCAGAAGGTGAACGAGCCGCTGGACAAGAACAAGCTGCGCCGCAGCATCCAGCAGCTGTTCGCCACGGGCAAATTCGCCGACATCCAGGTGGAAGCCGACCGCACGCAGAAGAACGAGGTCGCGCTGGTCTTCATCGCGGAAGAGAACTATTTCGTCGGCTTCATGACCATGACGGGAGCGCCGCGCCCGCCCACGGCCGAGCAGCTCATCAACGCCACCAAGTTGCAGCTCGGCGAGCTGTACACGGAGGAGAAGCTGCAGGCGGCAATTCGCGGAATCCAGCGCGTGATGGCCGACAACGGCTACTACCAATCCAGCGCGGACGTGCGCAAGGAGCCGCATTCCGACACCCAGCAGATCGACCTGCACTTCACCGTGCACCCCGGCAAGGTGGCGCGCATCGGCCAAATCAAGGTTGAGGGCCAGGCCGGCTATCCCCCGGAGCAAGTCGCCCACATCGCAAAGCTGAAGCCTGGCGAGAAGGTGAGTGTTGACCGGCTGAACAAGGCGCTGCAGCGCCTGCGCAAAAAGTACCAGAAGCAGGGACGGCTGGAAGCGCAGGTTGCGCTGGTGGACCGGGTCTATCACCCGGAGAGCAACGCGCTCGACTACGCGTTCAGCATCCATCGCGGTCCCAAGGTCGAGGTGCGCCTGGAAGGCGCCCGCCTGAGCGGCCGCAAACTGAAAAAGTACGTCCCGGTGTACGAAGAAAGCGCTGTGGACGACGACCTGCTGAACGAAGGCCGCCGAAACCTGCGCGATTACTTCCAGACGAAAGGCTATTTCGACGTCCAGGTGGACTTCAGCCACAAGGACGACCCCGCCAGCGACCGCGCGTTCGTTATCTACACCGTGAATCTTGGCCCGCAATACGATCTTGACGCGGTGCTCTTCCAGGGCAACAACTACTTCAACGACGACGTGCTCCGCGAGCGCATCCAGGTGCAGCCCTCCGGCGGATTGCTCGCTCATGGCCGCTTCAGCGAAACCATGCTGGTGCGCGACAAGGAATCCATCGAAGCGGTGTACAAGGCGAACGGCTTCTCCAAGGTGCAGGTGCAGCCGATGGTGCAGAAGGACTACCGCGGAAAGGCCGGACACCTGGCGGTGTCGTTCCACGTCGTCGAGGGCCCGCAGCAGCGGGTGGAGTCGCTCAACATCGTCGGCAATCGCAGCATTCCGGTCGAGGAACTGAAGGCCCTCATCAACACCCTTCCGGGACAGCCCTATTCGGAATTCACCGTCGCCGGCGACCGCGACTCGGTGCAGAACTACTACTTCAATCATGGATTCCTGAACGTGCGGGTTGAGGCGACGGCGCAGCCCGATCCGAAAGACCCGGCGCAGGCCGCGGTGACCTACACCATCCATGAAGGCGCGCAGGTGTTCGTGGACCGCGTTCTCTTCTCCGGGCTGCACTACACGCGGCCCTCAACCGTCGGACACCAGTTCGAGCTCTGGAACGGCGATCCGCTCAGCCAGAGCCGGATGCTCGACACGCAGCGCAAGCTTTATGACCTTGGCCTGTTCAACCAGGTGAACATGGCCGTGCAGAATCCCGACGGCGCGGCGCAGCGCAAGAACTTGCTGACGCAGTTCGACGAGGCGCGCCGCTGGACCATCACCTACGGCCTTGGACTGGAAATTCAGACCGGCACTGGCGCGCTCCCGAACTGCGACACGGCGATTCCGGCGTGCGTCGCCGAGCGCCAGGCGGCAGCCAGCGGTGAGAACACCGGCGTGAGCCCGCGCGTGTCGCTCGACATCACGCGCACGAACTTCCGCGGGCGCGACCACAGCATCGTGTTCAAGTCGAACTATGGCCGGTTGCAGAAGCGCGCCTCGCTGGCCTACGAAGCGCCCCGGTTCTGGGACGTGGACAAGCTGAAGTTCACCGGCACCATCTTTTACGACAACTCGCGCGACGTTTCCACCTTCGCCTCCGAGCGGCTGGAGGGGTCGCTGCAGGTGCAGCAAAAGCTCAATCGCGCCGACTACCTCCTCTATCGGATGACGTACCGCCGGGTGAAGGTCGACCCGACCACGCTGGTCATCAGCCCCGACCAGATTCCGCTGTTGTCACAGCCCGTGCGGGTGGGGATCCCGAGCTTCTCATACATCCGCGACCGTCGCGACGATCCGATTGACACGCACAAGGGGTACTACAACACGTTCGACTTCGGCGTTGCCTCCGGCGTCTTCGGATCGGAAGCGAATTTCAGCCGCCTGCTGGTGCAGAACAGCAGCTACTGGCAGCTTGGCCGGCGCAAGTTTGTGCTGGCGCGGACCACCCAGATCGGGTTCGCAGAGCCGTTCAGCGGCCCGGTGAAGGACCAGAACGGCAACCTGGTGCCTCCGTTCATCCCCCTGCCGGAGCGCTTCTTCGCCGGCGGCGGGAACACACACCGCGGATTCGCGCTGAACCAGGCGGGCCCGCGTGATCCGGGCACCGGCGCGCCGCTGGGAGGCGGCGGGCTGTTGCTCAACAGCGTGGAATTGCGCCTGCCGCCGCCCACGCTGCCCTTCCTGGAAAACAACCTGAGCTTCGTGATCTTCGAGGACGCCGGAAACGTGTTCAACGATCCGGGCGACATTCCGCACAGCGTGTTTCGCCTTCAGCAGCCGAACAGGAGCCAGTGCGAAACGCTCGATCCGAACGCGAATTGCAGCTTCAACTACCTGTCGCACGCAGTGGGACTGGGCGTCCGATACAAGACGCCGATCGGGCCCCTCCGGTTTGACTTTGGCTACAACCTGAATCCGCCCACGTTCCCCGAGCGCCAGGGCAGCCTGATCAAGACGCTTTCGCACTTCAACTTCTATTTCAGCATTGGGCAGTCCTTCTGA
- a CDS encoding SurA N-terminal domain-containing protein: MRRLQLAFAVAVALWCVRVPLAAEAGEIIERIVVTVNNRPILQSDLDDEVRLEAFLDARPLGSISDADRSAALGRLIDRALIDQQADEVNLRRATDQEVAQQVRQVRSQHPAGARDDTWQQALRSYGLEESDLAARVRSQLDELRFIDQRFRPAVRISLGEVQRYYRDQFLPELQKAGAEPRPLKEVQPQIEEVLTQERLTNMLSNWLQTLRGQASINYRGVPPPPAASAQSAPPLSRADGAH, from the coding sequence GTGCGCCGTCTCCAACTCGCCTTCGCCGTGGCCGTGGCGCTGTGGTGTGTGCGCGTGCCGCTCGCGGCCGAAGCGGGCGAGATCATCGAGCGCATCGTGGTGACGGTCAACAATCGCCCCATCCTGCAGAGCGACCTCGATGACGAAGTGCGCCTGGAGGCGTTCCTCGACGCCCGGCCGCTGGGGAGCATCTCTGACGCCGATCGCAGCGCGGCGCTGGGCCGTTTGATTGACCGCGCGCTGATCGATCAGCAGGCGGATGAGGTGAACCTGCGCCGCGCCACCGACCAGGAAGTGGCGCAGCAGGTGCGGCAGGTCCGCTCACAGCATCCTGCCGGCGCGCGTGACGATACCTGGCAGCAGGCGCTGCGCAGCTATGGACTGGAGGAGTCGGACCTGGCCGCGCGCGTACGCTCGCAACTGGATGAACTGCGCTTCATCGATCAGCGCTTCCGTCCGGCGGTGCGCATCAGCCTGGGTGAGGTGCAGCGCTACTACCGGGACCAGTTTCTGCCGGAGTTGCAGAAAGCCGGCGCCGAGCCGCGTCCACTGAAGGAAGTGCAGCCGCAGATCGAGGAGGTGCTGACGCAAGAGCGGCTGACCAACATGCTCTCCAACTGGCTGCAAACCCTGCGTGGGCAGGCAAGCATCAACTACCGCGGCGTTCCGCCGCCGCCGGCAGCGTCGGCGCAATCGGCGCCGCCCTTGTCGCGCGCCGACGGAGCACACTGA
- a CDS encoding translocation/assembly module TamB domain-containing protein yields the protein MADEDISPQAAPKRSSNALRLGIGVLLIGMVVFGAWYLTSPRFASYVTGRVVATIDQATGGHASIGQLRWNLSKLEVEVRDFTIRGREAAGEKPLAHAGRLFVRLKVYSIFGGDFGIRFLSLEQPVIHLITYPDGTTNLPTPRRKGASKRTPIEEVFHLAIDRAEIHDGLLLYNNQALPLDFSANNMQAAMTYAPADNCYHGQINLGKLDAKFQDMRPVSAVSEIDFSLFPTRVELRAFRLTSGKSKLEASGELVNFNDPRIALAYRATLDLAEAGAITRNPRLRGGVADLNGKGSMSRAGFNSDGRLQLRNGVVEMDGSRLAGLDGGANFIINPEKVQLTSLFLKLLGGALTGNASVLNWSAKPGVEKPQQGSALLEIRNLQVEAAAATLAGESRPLNKVKPAGSLSGVVSAHWTGSPANVVAQLSLESVPPAQPAGDQVPLTARLEATYNAPHQTLDVQQLNAATRATNVEGAGSIGRANANLRFRLNTTNLVEFEPALAAFGMRRLPVELGGSATFNGAVSGKLKTPTLFGHLEVSNFNSIFWLPENPQAQLQPVAQPQSGASPATPAKTREVKLHWDHLGADLLYAPARASAEQIVLRHGKTQITGAAQIGLQQGRTTDASPIGGSIRLSDGDLAELQQIAGYNYPLRGTVNAAMNASGTLANPRANATLAITRAKAGSEPIDSLTLEVSLADRNLDVSSFAVANPAGRIAGTAGYNLNARTFRFNLRGTGIDLAKLQLLQTVRTQVTGRATLVAQGSGAPGAPSLNGSLQMQNVVVNGENVGNISLAAVTQGSDLRLTGSANFETATLNVDGSVRLRGDFPGRVTLHFANLDVDSALRAYLQGRVTGHSSINGDIRAEGPLRRPADLNVVGEIRQFSMELERVRLRNDGPVRFTLAQEQVRLEQLRIVGDETEFSAAGAMRLDAGKSLDVKANGHVNMRLIESVNPAFNSSGQLTMEIAATGSMARPVLNGQIQIQNASISYIDLPNGLSNVNGRLVFDQGRLEVQRLTGYTGGGALNITGFITYTNGIGFNLRARAKEIRLRYPPGVSSGADADLRLTGTPQNSLLAGDVTVTKFALDTHFDFSLYLARAKQPPSLPSPDSPLNTLRLDIHVVSTPELQVQTSMAKLSGDVDLHLRGAASRPVVLGRVNIVEGNIFFNGTTYQLERGDVTFTNPVRIEPVLNVEASARVRDYDITIGLHGPIDRLSTTYRSDPPLASADIIALLAFGRTREESVYAQNTATFTETASNAILGQALNSVVSNRVEKLFGVSRIKIDPQVGTATSNPTARLTIEQTVSNKITMTYITDVTQSSQQVVQLEYSVNRNFSVIAVRDQYGVVSFNIRYRQRKR from the coding sequence ATGGCTGACGAAGACATCAGTCCGCAGGCGGCGCCGAAGAGGAGCAGCAACGCGCTGCGCCTGGGCATTGGTGTGTTGCTGATCGGGATGGTGGTGTTTGGCGCGTGGTATCTGACCAGCCCGCGGTTCGCCAGCTATGTGACGGGCAGGGTGGTCGCGACGATTGACCAAGCCACCGGCGGACACGCCAGCATCGGGCAACTGCGCTGGAACCTGTCGAAGCTGGAAGTCGAGGTCCGTGACTTCACGATTCGCGGCCGCGAGGCGGCAGGGGAAAAGCCGCTGGCGCACGCCGGCCGGCTCTTCGTCCGGCTCAAGGTGTATTCGATTTTCGGCGGCGACTTCGGCATTCGCTTTCTCAGCCTGGAACAGCCCGTCATCCACCTGATCACCTATCCCGACGGCACAACAAACCTGCCCACACCCAGGCGCAAAGGCGCGAGCAAGCGCACGCCGATCGAAGAGGTGTTTCACCTGGCGATTGACCGCGCCGAGATTCACGACGGCCTGCTGCTCTACAACAACCAGGCCCTGCCGCTCGACTTCAGCGCCAACAACATGCAGGCGGCCATGACGTATGCGCCCGCCGACAATTGCTACCACGGCCAAATCAACCTCGGCAAACTGGACGCCAAGTTCCAAGACATGCGGCCGGTGTCGGCCGTTTCTGAGATTGACTTCAGCCTGTTTCCGACACGGGTGGAACTGCGCGCCTTCCGCCTGACGAGCGGCAAGTCGAAGCTGGAGGCGAGCGGCGAGCTGGTGAACTTCAACGATCCGCGCATCGCCCTGGCGTATCGCGCCACGCTCGACCTGGCCGAGGCGGGCGCGATCACCCGCAATCCAAGGCTGCGCGGCGGCGTGGCCGACCTGAACGGCAAGGGCTCGATGTCACGTGCCGGGTTCAACTCCGACGGCCGCCTGCAACTGCGCAACGGCGTCGTGGAAATGGACGGTTCACGCCTTGCCGGGCTCGATGGTGGCGCGAATTTCATCATCAATCCGGAGAAGGTGCAGCTCACGAGCCTGTTCCTCAAGCTGCTTGGCGGCGCCCTGACCGGCAACGCCAGCGTGCTGAACTGGTCGGCCAAGCCGGGCGTGGAGAAGCCGCAGCAGGGAAGCGCGCTGCTGGAAATCCGCAATTTGCAGGTCGAGGCCGCGGCCGCGACCCTGGCCGGCGAATCGCGTCCGCTGAACAAGGTGAAACCGGCGGGATCGCTGAGCGGCGTAGTCTCGGCGCACTGGACGGGCTCGCCCGCCAATGTGGTGGCGCAACTGAGCCTGGAGTCGGTGCCTCCGGCACAGCCGGCCGGCGACCAGGTCCCGCTCACGGCCCGACTCGAGGCCACCTACAACGCGCCGCACCAAACGCTCGACGTTCAGCAGCTCAACGCTGCCACGCGGGCCACCAACGTGGAAGGCGCCGGATCCATTGGCCGCGCCAATGCGAACCTGCGCTTCCGGCTGAACACCACCAACCTGGTCGAGTTCGAGCCGGCCCTGGCTGCTTTCGGCATGCGCCGCCTGCCGGTGGAGCTGGGCGGCAGCGCGACCTTCAACGGCGCCGTTTCCGGCAAGCTGAAGACGCCAACTTTGTTCGGACACCTTGAAGTTTCAAATTTCAACTCAATCTTCTGGTTGCCGGAAAATCCTCAAGCACAACTTCAACCCGTGGCCCAGCCGCAATCGGGGGCCAGCCCTGCCACGCCAGCGAAGACGCGCGAGGTGAAATTGCACTGGGACCACCTGGGCGCTGACCTGCTGTACGCGCCTGCGCGGGCCAGCGCCGAGCAGATTGTTCTGCGGCACGGGAAGACGCAGATCACGGGCGCGGCCCAAATCGGCCTGCAGCAGGGAAGGACAACCGACGCGAGCCCGATCGGCGGATCCATCCGGCTGAGCGATGGCGACCTGGCCGAGTTGCAGCAGATTGCCGGCTACAACTACCCGCTGCGCGGCACGGTGAACGCCGCGATGAATGCGTCGGGCACGCTGGCGAACCCGCGCGCCAACGCCACGCTGGCGATCACCAGGGCGAAAGCGGGCAGCGAGCCGATTGACTCGCTCACCCTCGAGGTGTCGCTCGCCGACCGCAACCTCGATGTCAGCAGCTTCGCGGTGGCGAATCCCGCCGGACGCATTGCCGGCACGGCGGGCTACAACCTGAACGCAAGAACATTCCGCTTCAACCTGCGCGGGACCGGCATTGACCTGGCGAAGCTGCAACTGCTCCAGACGGTGCGCACTCAGGTGACCGGCCGGGCCACGCTGGTGGCGCAGGGTTCGGGCGCCCCCGGCGCGCCGTCGCTGAACGGCAGCCTGCAGATGCAGAACGTGGTGGTGAACGGCGAGAACGTCGGCAACATCTCGCTGGCGGCGGTGACGCAAGGCTCCGATCTGCGCCTGACCGGCAGCGCCAACTTCGAGACGGCGACGCTCAACGTGGATGGCAGCGTGCGCCTGCGCGGCGATTTTCCCGGACGCGTGACCCTGCACTTCGCCAACCTCGACGTGGATTCCGCGCTCCGCGCTTACCTGCAAGGCCGCGTGACCGGGCACTCCTCCATCAACGGCGACATCCGCGCTGAGGGTCCGTTGCGGCGTCCGGCGGACCTGAACGTGGTCGGCGAGATTCGCCAGTTCTCGATGGAACTGGAGCGCGTGCGGCTGCGCAACGACGGGCCGGTCCGCTTCACCCTCGCGCAGGAACAGGTGCGGCTGGAGCAGTTGCGCATCGTGGGCGATGAAACCGAGTTCTCCGCCGCCGGCGCCATGCGGCTGGACGCGGGCAAATCGCTCGACGTGAAGGCGAATGGGCACGTCAACATGCGCCTCATCGAGAGCGTGAATCCGGCGTTCAACTCCAGCGGGCAACTCACGATGGAAATCGCCGCCACCGGCAGCATGGCGAGGCCGGTGCTGAACGGCCAGATTCAAATCCAGAATGCCTCCATCTCCTACATCGACCTGCCGAACGGACTGAGCAACGTGAACGGCAGACTGGTGTTCGACCAGGGCCGCCTGGAGGTGCAGCGCCTGACGGGCTACACCGGCGGCGGCGCGCTGAACATCACAGGCTTCATCACGTATACGAACGGAATCGGCTTCAATTTGCGGGCGCGCGCGAAAGAGATACGGCTGCGCTATCCGCCGGGAGTGAGCTCTGGAGCCGACGCCGACCTGCGCCTCACCGGCACGCCGCAAAACTCGCTGCTGGCCGGCGACGTGACCGTGACCAAGTTTGCGCTCGACACCCACTTCGACTTCTCGCTCTACCTGGCGCGCGCCAAGCAGCCGCCCTCGCTGCCCAGCCCCGATTCGCCGCTCAACACCCTGCGGCTCGACATTCACGTGGTCTCCACGCCCGAGCTGCAGGTGCAGACCTCGATGGCCAAGCTCTCGGGCGACGTGGACCTGCATCTGCGCGGCGCCGCGAGCCGCCCAGTCGTGCTGGGCCGCGTGAACATCGTGGAAGGGAACATCTTCTTCAATGGCACCACCTACCAGTTGGAGCGCGGCGACGTCACGTTCACCAACCCGGTGCGGATCGAGCCGGTGCTGAATGTGGAGGCCTCGGCGCGTGTGCGCGACTATGACATCACCATCGGCCTGCACGGACCGATCGACCGTCTTTCGACCACCTACCGCTCCGATCCGCCGCTGGCCTCGGCCGACATCATCGCGCTGCTCGCCTTCGGACGCACCCGCGAGGAGTCCGTCTACGCGCAGAACACGGCCACCTTCACCGAGACGGCGTCAAACGCCATCCTCGGGCAGGCGCTGAATTCGGTGGTGAGCAACCGGGTGGAAAAGCTGTTCGGCGTCAGCCGCATCAAGATCGATCCCCAGGTGGGCACGGCGACGTCGAACCCGACGGCGCGGCTGACCATCGAGCAAACCGTGTCGAACAAGATCACCATGACCTACATCACGGACGTGACGCAGTCGTCGCAGCAGGTAGTGCAGCTGGAATACAGCGTGAACCGCAACTTTTCCGTGATCGCCGTGCGCGACCAGTATGGCGTGGTCTCGTTCAACATCCGCTACCGGCAGCGGAAGCGGTAG
- a CDS encoding UbiA-like polyprenyltransferase, whose product MPGIFRNVATTLEMIKWEHSIFALPFALCGVMLASAGGELPWRKIGWVVVAMVAARSAAMAFNRLADAEIDAANPRTRTRALPAGTLSRGFVGGFVLASCAVFALAAARLNPLAFALSPVALVVLLAYSYTKRFTRWSHLVLGFALGMAPAAAWIAVRGSLDPRILLLTAAVTFWVAGFDVLYACQDYDFDRATGLHSIPRAFGIRAALVTARAFHVIMLVLLALLVNWFHLGPVAMAGVAVVGLLLAWEHSLVRANDLSRLNAAFFTMNGVISVVFFLFVAADLVLQPGRP is encoded by the coding sequence GTGCCAGGAATCTTCCGCAACGTCGCCACCACACTGGAAATGATCAAGTGGGAGCACTCCATCTTTGCGCTGCCGTTTGCCCTGTGTGGAGTGATGCTGGCGTCGGCGGGCGGCGAGCTGCCCTGGCGCAAGATTGGATGGGTCGTCGTGGCGATGGTGGCGGCGCGCTCGGCCGCGATGGCCTTCAACCGGCTGGCCGACGCTGAGATTGACGCCGCCAATCCGCGGACGCGCACGCGCGCTTTGCCGGCGGGGACGCTCTCGCGCGGCTTCGTCGGCGGTTTCGTGCTGGCGTCATGCGCGGTGTTTGCCCTCGCCGCCGCCCGGCTCAACCCGCTGGCATTCGCGCTGTCGCCCGTCGCGCTGGTTGTCCTGCTGGCGTACTCCTACACCAAGCGCTTCACGCGCTGGTCGCACCTGGTGCTGGGATTCGCGCTCGGCATGGCGCCGGCGGCGGCATGGATCGCCGTGCGCGGCTCGCTCGATCCGCGCATCCTGCTGCTGACGGCGGCTGTAACGTTCTGGGTGGCGGGCTTCGACGTGCTCTACGCCTGCCAGGATTACGACTTCGACCGCGCGACAGGCCTGCACTCCATTCCGCGCGCGTTCGGCATTCGCGCCGCGCTGGTAACGGCGAGAGCGTTCCACGTCATCATGCTCGTGCTGCTCGCTCTGCTGGTGAACTGGTTCCATCTCGGCCCGGTGGCGATGGCGGGAGTCGCCGTGGTCGGGCTGCTGCTGGCGTGGGAGCACTCCCTGGTGCGCGCCAACGACCTGAGCCGGCTCAACGCCGCGTTCTTCACCATGAACGGCGTGATCTCGGTGGTGTTCTTCCTTTTTGTGGCGGCCGACCTGGTGTTGCAACCGGGACGGCCTTGA
- the mqnE gene encoding aminofutalosine synthase MqnE yields the protein MRSAARHAFQTSDPALTPIAGKVLAGERLSADDALVLYRSGDVLAIGWLANHVRERMHGDRTYFNVNRHINPTNVCVAACRLCAFGRKKDAPGAYTMALEEAFQTAASGYSEAVTEFHIVGGLHADLPFQYFLDLISGLKERFPGVHLKAFTMVEIGFFAKLYKMSERDVLLQLKAAGLDSLPGGGAEIFADRVRHIICDHKIDGDQWLATAKLAHELGLKSNATMLYGHVENDEDRVDHLLKLRALQDQTHGFQTFIPLAFHPENTALRHLPKTTGFDDIKNIAVGRLVLDNFPHIKAYWQMMSAKVAQISLRFGADDLDGTVIEEKIYHDAGATTPQGLRRQELERLIREAGRDPVERDTLYRPVTRTETTVSIGV from the coding sequence ATGCGCTCCGCCGCCAGGCATGCATTCCAGACCAGCGACCCGGCGCTGACGCCCATTGCCGGCAAAGTCCTCGCCGGCGAGCGGCTGTCGGCCGACGACGCGCTGGTGCTGTATCGCTCCGGCGACGTGCTGGCGATTGGCTGGCTGGCCAACCACGTCCGCGAGCGGATGCATGGCGACCGCACGTACTTCAACGTCAACCGGCACATCAATCCCACGAATGTGTGCGTGGCGGCGTGCCGGCTGTGCGCCTTCGGCCGCAAGAAGGACGCGCCCGGCGCCTACACCATGGCGCTGGAAGAAGCGTTCCAGACGGCCGCCTCGGGATACAGCGAGGCGGTCACCGAGTTTCACATTGTCGGCGGCCTGCACGCCGACCTGCCGTTCCAGTATTTCCTCGACCTGATCTCCGGGTTGAAGGAGCGTTTTCCGGGCGTCCACCTGAAAGCGTTCACCATGGTGGAGATCGGCTTCTTCGCCAAGCTCTACAAGATGAGCGAGCGCGACGTGCTGCTGCAGCTCAAGGCCGCCGGCCTCGATTCGCTGCCCGGCGGCGGCGCGGAAATTTTTGCCGACCGCGTGCGCCACATCATTTGCGATCACAAGATTGACGGCGACCAGTGGCTGGCCACGGCCAAGCTGGCGCACGAGCTGGGGCTGAAGTCGAACGCCACCATGCTCTACGGCCACGTGGAGAACGACGAAGACCGCGTGGACCATCTGCTCAAGCTGCGCGCGCTGCAGGACCAGACCCACGGCTTCCAGACGTTCATCCCGCTGGCCTTCCACCCCGAGAACACCGCGCTCCGCCATCTGCCGAAAACGACCGGCTTCGACGACATCAAGAACATCGCCGTGGGCCGCCTGGTGCTCGACAATTTCCCGCACATCAAGGCCTACTGGCAGATGATGTCGGCCAAGGTGGCGCAGATCTCGCTGCGCTTCGGCGCCGACGACCTCGACGGCACCGTGATCGAAGAGAAGATCTACCACGACGCCGGCGCCACCACCCCGCAAGGCCTCCGCCGCCAGGAGCTGGAGCGCCTCATCCGCGAAGCCGGACGCGATCCGGTCGAGCGCGACACGCTGTATCGGCCGGTCACGCGGACGGAGACGACGGTCAGCATCGGCGTGTAA